Below is a genomic region from Desulfonatronum thiosulfatophilum.
GGCTTCATGCGAATGATCAGGTTGTCCTTGGTCAATCCGGCATTGTTCACCAGAACCTCAAGGCGGACCTTGTCCTTGACGTGCTCCTTGAAATAAGCCGTGACGGCGGCCGCATCTCCCACATCCAGCCGGAAAGCCGCGGCGTTGCCACCACGGGAGACAATCATGTCCCGCACTGCTTCGGCCAGTTCCGGCTTGCTGACATAGGTCAGATAGACCTGGTATCCATCCTGCGCCAAACGCAGCGCAATGGATCTGCCGATCCCTCTGGAAGCACCGGTGACCAGGGCGGTTTTCATCATTTCACTCATGTGATTCATCCGGTAGGTAATGTTTTGGATTGATACGACGCATGCATGCCGGCAACTGAACGAATGGCTCAGAAATGCTCTCGAATGCAGATTGTCAGAACTGCAGCAAGGCCGCGGCCCAGTTCAGTCCTCCCCCAAAAGAGGTCAACATAACTTTGCTTCCAGGTGGAATCAATCCCTTATGTCTGGCTTCGGCCATGGCGATGGGAATGGATGCCGCTGAAGTGTTTCCGTACTTCTCGATGTTCACGAAAACTTTTTCCATTGGAAGATCCATCTTTTTTGCCAGGGATTCGATAATCCGGATATTGGCCTGGTGCGGAATGACCAGGTCGATGTCCGAAGGATGCAAGCCGTTTCTAACCAGAATCTGATTGGCGATACTCGCCATGGACCGGACCGCGTGTTTGAAAATTTCGCGTCCTTGCATCTGGACGAAAAAATCCTCACCTGTCGGCTCACCAAACTTGAGCGGCGCGGCGGAACCGCCGCCATGAACCACCAGCAATTCGCTCTGCGAACTATCGCCGTCCAGGATAACATCGACAATCATGCCGCTCCCGGGACGGGGTTGGGAAGTGACCACGGCCGCTCCGGCGCCGTCGCCGAAAAGAACACATGTTCCGCGATCCTGCCAGTTCAATCGCGAAGTGACCACCTCGCTGCCCACGACAAGGATAACGGCTTCCGGATGCAGCGTGACCATGGCCCGTGCGGTTTCCAAGGCAAACAAAAAACCGGAGCAGGCCGCGGAAACATCCATGGCCATGCCGTGCGGAATTCCCAGTATACGACGAACGTAAGCGGCCGAGGAAGGAATGTAGCCGTCCGGGGTAAAGGTGCCCAAAATCACATGCGTGACCTGATCCGCGGACAGGCCGCTGTCAGCCAGGGCCAGTTCGGCTGCCCTGGCGCCCAGAACGGAACAGGACTCATCAGGGCCGGCGATGCGCCGTTCTTGAATCCCGGTCCGACTGACGATCCATTCGTCCGTGGTATCGACAAATTGCTGGATTTCCAGATTGGTCATCACCCGCTCGGGAACGAAGGCCCCAGTTCCGACAATATGAATCGGCATATTCGTATCCATTTGGGTAATCAGTAGTGTTTGTTTAAGACGGGCATACTGCGGATGCGCACCGGCCAGGGTTCTCCCCGTAAATGGCGCCGCATGCTGAACGAAAATACATGATGCCGCTCCACGTCAAGGATTGGCCAGGTTGGCTGCATCAATATCGAGCGGATCGTCAAGTTTTTTGACTGCTGAAGCCGAAGATGACTGAACGCTTCGCCTGTATTGGACAAGATCCCGGTTTACACTCAGTTCCTGCAGCAGGTGGTCGTTAGAGCGGTTCTTGACGAAGGTGGCGGCCATGTGAATCGCATTGTTCAGAGCTTTGGCATTGGACGCTCCGTGACAGACGATGCCGATGCCTTTCAAACCCAGTAAGGGAGCGCCGCCATATTCGGCATAATCGATACGTCGCGAAAAGCGGCGCAAGGCGCCCTTTGAGAACAAAGTACCGCACCTGGACCAGAAACCGGCCAGCAGTTCACGCTTCAACAAGCGCCCCAGGGACAGAGCCAACCCTTCGCTGAGTTTGAGAACGACGTTGCCGACAAACCCATCGCAGACCACAACGTCGACATCGCCGGTGAACACGTCGCGCCCTTCAACATTGCCTTTGAAATTCAAGGAGGACTTGCGCAACATGTCATATGCCAGCTTGACCTGATAATTTCCCTTGCCCTCCTCCTCACCGATGCTCATCAAGCCGATCCGGGGCTTGGCCACGCCGAGCACGCTCCGCGCCAGAACATCGGCCATCAAGGCGAACTGAACAAGGTTGTGCGGTTTGCAGTCCACGTTGGCGCCGACGTCGATGAGCACCATGGGCTTTTTTTCCGTGGGCAGAATCCCGGCCAGCGCCGGCCGGTCAATGCCCTCGATCCGCCCCAGGGTGAACATTCCGCAGGCCAGGGTTGCCCCGGAATTGCCTGCGCTGACCACCCCATCCGCCCGCCCTTCTTTGACTAGGCGAAAGGCAATCTGAATGGAACTGCTTTTCTTGCGGCGCAAGGCATCCGAAGGCTTGTCCTGCATTTCAATGACCTGCTCGGCATGCACGATTTCCACATCGGCATCCCTCGCGTTCGCGGCCTCAAGTTCCGCCCTGATCTCGGCCTCCCGCCCGACGAGAATCACTTTCAATTCATCGGAACGCAAGGCATCCAGGGCGCCGCGAACCACCACGGAGGGACCAAAGTCCCCACCCATGGCATCTATGGCGATGCAGGGCTTATTTTTCTGCATCCGGCTCTTTTACCGCAATGCGCTGCGTTCCCTTGTACGAGCCGCACGCGGAACAAATCCTGTGAGATAGCGCCAATTCACCGCACTCGCAGTAAATGGGATTGGGGATTGCCACGCTGTCATGGGAACGGCGCATGCCTCGTTTGGAACGGGAAGTTTTCTTTTTGGGAAGTGCCATGATGTATCCTTCACAAGTGGGTCAAGGTGGATAAAAGACAAAAAGGTCAGGAGAGTTTCATCGATCGAAAAACCGCCAGCCGTGCATCAGGTTCGGGCTTGTCGCAGTCACAGGTTTGCAAATTGGCGTTCACGCCGCATGTGACACACACGCCCCGGCAGAGCACCTTGCACAGGGGTTTCTCCGGCAGGGCCAACTGGAACTGCTCCCAAAGAAAACCTGCCGCATTCAAGTAGTTCAGGCCATCCTTGGCGACAATCCACCAGACGTCCTCCTGCCTGGCCTCATCGCCGGGATATGCCTCGAATTCCTGAAAATGGACGTCCAGGGCATATTCGAATTCCTCGACGCAACGATCGCAAGCCATGACCAGCGCACCGCGAATCGTGCCCTCAATAAGGCAACCATCCGGATGGGGCTGGATCCGCATCTCCGCGGTCAAGGGAGCGGCAATGCGTATCGGAAGCTGAAACTCAGCAATGGGATCGGACCAGATGCGTTGTTCACCAAAAGAAAACTCCCGGCCGTCAACCGGGAGATTCGAGGTCTCGATAAGCAGTTCAATCATTTCTCTCTCCCAAAAAGGACTCAGTATCCCTTCCTTGCTTTGGATGTCAAGAAAACTCTTGCCAAAAAAAAGGAGTCCGGCTAATACATTCGATTCTGTTTTTGTGAATGCGGCAAAGTAATGCAGCGGCATTCCACGGCGACATCCGCTTTGCCGACGCCCTTTCTTGAGCTTCATTCTGCATTGAGCACTTGTCAACCATTTGAGGAGAAATATCATGTCCAAGGTTTGCGACATCTGCGGGAAACGTCCCCATACCGGCAACAACGTCAGCCATGCCAACAACAAGAGCAAGCGGCGCTTCCTGCCCAATCTCCAGCAGGTTCGCGCGGAAATGCCCAACGGCGAAACCAAGCGGTTGAAAGTGTGCACCAGGTGCATCCGCTCCGATGCGGTGACCAAGCCCACGGCCAAAGCCGTCGCGGCATAATCGTAGCGACAGTCAGCGACATTTTTTGTCTAAAAATCGCTGAAGATGAACCAGAGGGATCACGGGGCAGGCAGGAAAGCATCATCTGGGGAGAACCGTCCTTCTCGCCTGCTCAGTAGCTGATCATCCTGAGCGGTCTTTTTACATGTCCCTGCAATAATTATTTTCCTTGCAAAAGGGGCGATCTGATCGCCCCTTTTGCTTTCCTGTTGATCTCGATCAGCACTTCCCGTGCTGTGCGAACTACTCTCCGGCGATCTGCTCCTCCGCTCTGGCCAGACGACGGAGCACGCGCTCCCTTCCCAGCACTTCCATCGTTTCGAACAATCCCGGACTTTTGGTTCTGCCGGTCAAGGCCACACGCAAAGGCTGGGCCAAAACCTTGAACGCCAGGCCCTGCTCCTCGAGGTACGTTTTAAACGAGGCTTCCAGCTCCTGTTGACCGAATGTGGAGACTGCCTCGAGCAGGCGGCGCAAATCCCCGAACCGGCCTTTAATCTCGGGGGTCAGGAACTTCTTTGCCGCTGCCTCGTCCATCGGCAGGTCCCGATCATCGACCACGAAAAACGACGCCATCTCGGCCATCTCGACCATGGTTCCGGCCCTGGGCTGCAATAGCGGCACAATGGCCTGCAAATACTCCTGATCCGCTCCTCCGATTCCCTGCTCTCCCAGATGCGTTGCCAACAGTCCGGCCAGGCGGCTCGCCGGCTCGTTCTTGATGTAATGGTTGTTCAGCCAAAGCAGCTTGCTTTGATCAAACACGCACGCCGCTGACCCCAGATGGTCCAGGCTGAAATGCTCGACCAGTTCGGACATGGAGAAGATTTCCTGGTCTCCGTGGGACCAGCCCAGGCGCACCAGGTAGTTGACCATGGCTTCGGGCAGATAGCCCATCTCGCGGTAGACGGTCACGGAGGTGGCCCCGTGGCGCTTGCTCAGCTTCTTTTTGTCCGGCCCCAGGATCATGGGCACATGGCCGAACTCCGGCAGTTCCCGCCCCAAAGCCTCGTAGAGCAGAACCTGCTTGGGCGTGTTGCTGAGATGGTCGTCCCCCCGAATGACATGGGTCATGCCCATGGTCACGTCATCCACCACTACGGCCAGATTGTACGTTGGCATGCCGTCCAGCCGGCGCAGGATCATGTCGTCGAGCTGGGTGTTGGGGACGCTGACCGGCCCTTTGACAAGGTCCCGGAACTGGGTCTCGCCGCTGAGCGGGGTTTTAAATCGAACCACCTGGCCGGGACCGGCCGCCAGACCTTTTTCACGGCACCGGCCATTATACTTGGGCACTGCCCCCGTGGCCCGGGCCTCGTTGCGCATCGCCTCCACCTCTTCCGGCGTGCAGGAGCAGTTGTAGGCATGCCCGGTCTGCAGGAGTTGATCGATGTACTGGTTGTACAAGTCCACCCTGCGGCTTTGAAAGTACGGCCCCTCATCCCAGTCCAGTCCCAGCCACTGCATCCCGTCCAGGATGCCCTGGGTCATTTCATCGGTGGATCTGGCCACGTCCGTATCCTCGATCCGCAATATGAACTTGCCCCCATTCTTGCGTGCCCACAGCCAGTTGAACAAGGCCGTGCGGGCTCCGCCCACATGCAAGTGCCCGGTAGGGCTGGGCGGGAAACGTGTGACAACCTGTACCTGTGACATTTCACAACTCCTTGATGATTACTGAATGGAATGAAAGCGATAGCAAGCAGACCCTGAACATGATCCAAAGTCGCCGTAGCGGGGACACGAAAGAAAAAGCGGGCCAGGGCCCGCTCTCAAGAGTTTGTGTATTCACAGATTTTTATGCCGCCCGGACCGAATGGATTTCCGGCAACTCCTTGAGAATGGTCTTCTCCACGGCATTTTTCAACGTCACCTGGGACATGGGGCATCCTTTGCAGGCTCCTGTCAGACGTACGGTGACCACACCGTCGTCCGTCACGTCCACCAGTTCGACGTTGCCGCCGTCACGCTGCAGATACGGCCGGACCTTGTCCAGAACCTGCTCCACTTTTTCGCGCATGTTGACTGCTCCCTTCTGAAGACACCGCAGTCTTGCGACCACCGGATGTGCCGGAAGTAGTGACTTTGACCAGCCATGTCAAACGCAGCATGCTTCGACAAAGCTGTTCCGGCGGCAACGCTGTCCTCTCCGCGCCCGGGTGACGCATCATCCATGCGTGCCTTCATCGGCCGGATCCGGATTTACCAACTGCCCCTGCTTACGGACATTCTCAGGGCTGTCGGCAAGCGGTTCCGCTGCTGTTTTTGTTCTCTCTCGCGTCTTTTGCGTTACGGCCAGGGGATGCGCCTGATCGTAGATCCGGACAACCCGAGCCAGATCAAGGTGCGTATATCGTTGCGTGGTACTCAGGCGGGCATGGCCCAAAAGCTCCTGCACGCTGCGCAGGTCCGCACCGGATTCCAGGAGATGAGTCGCGAAACTGTGCCGGAGCACATGGGGGCTGATGTGCTGACTGATCCCAGCCGATTTGGCCGCCTTGTTCAGGATGCGGTCACCCTCGCGGCGGTTCAGGCGGCCTCCGCGCAGGCCAAGAAACACGGCCCGCTCCTCCGGTTGGGGACTGAACGCGCCCCTGTGTTCGAGATAGGAGCGCATCCGCTGCACCGAGTCCGGCGTCATGGGTGCGAGACGCTCCCTGCTCCCCTTGCCCATCACCCGGACCAGCCCTTGTTTCAAATCCATGTCGTACAAGTCCAGTCCCAGGGCCTCGCTGATCCGCAAACCAGAACCATAGAGCAGTTCCACCAGCGCCATATCCCGCAGGGAACGCGGATCAGGCTTTCGGGATGCTTCCATCAACTGCAGGGCCTGGTCCACGTTCAGGGTCGTGGGATGACGGACGTCCTGTTTGGGGTTGGCAATGGAGGCGCAGGGATTGGACTGGAGAATGTCCTGCCGGATCAGGAACCGGAAATAGGAACGTAGTCCGGCCAGTTTCCGGGCCACGGAACTGCGTTTGATTCCTTTGCGGTGCAGTTCAGCCAGATACCCCCGCACATGGTCCCGGGATATGCTTTTGGGATTGTCCGGGTCCAGGCCCTTGTCCCGAATGAATCGTTCGAACTGCAGCAAGTCCAACCCATAGGCGTCGATGGTGGCTTGGGCATATCCTTTTTCAACGCCCAGATGTGCCATGAACATCCGGCCGCGGGCGGACAGCTCAGGACTGTCTGCGGTCCAGGACATAGGAACTGCCGGGGATGGATTTTGCTTTTTTCTTCAGGTTCATGGCGATCTGGGACGCTTCGCCGAAGTGTTTGAGCCGACCGTCCGTATTGAAAACCACGGCAATGGAGACGGACATCATGGCGAACTGTTGGGGGTTTCCCTTGCGGTCCGTGGAAAGGATGTATCCTCGTTCCTGGTCGTCCTGGTCGTAGAAGTGGGGAACTATACCGTCGAAGCTTTCAATGACCCGTTGGCAGGCGGGTTCCACCACCTCCGGCGGGAGGATGAAGACGAAATCATCTCCTCCCACGTGTCCCACGAAGGAAAGCTTGCCGACAAAAGAGCGGATGGTGTTCACGATCACACGGCCGGCCATCATCAGCACCTCGTCTCCACGGGAAAAGCCGTACTTGTCGTTGAAGGACTTGAAATGATCCAGATCCACGTAGGCCAGGGCGAAAGGTTCCCGGCGATCGATCAAGTCCTGGATGCGCTGGATGATGGATGTATTGCCGGGCAGTTTGGTCAGCGGGTTGGCGTCGAGTTCCCTGGAAGCCCGGTGCAGGGCCAAACTGAGCCGGGACTTCGCCTCCAGTGCAGAAACGGGAAAAAGCAAAAAATCATCCGCTTCCACGCTGTGAAAATCAATGGTCTCCAGTTGCTGTTCCTCGGTCAGACAAAGCACCACGGGCAATTGCCGATAGACGTTCTCGCTTTTGACCATGTTCACCAGGGTCGGCCCGGAGAGTTGCGGCAGATCCGCATCCACCAGCAGCATGTCCGGAGGGGCATTGAAAACCTGCTCCAACGCCATGGGGCCGCGCTGAAAGACCGTCCATTCCACCTCGCGGTCCAGCCGGAGCCCCTGAAAAAACGCGACCCGATCCGAATTCGCGCAGACCAGGAAAAAACGCAGCTTCCGCCCTCGGGTCATCCCAGCCCCATGGACAAACCGTCGTCCTCGACCTCGACCAGCACGGCATCCAGAACCTTGTCCAGGTGGCTCAGGTCCAGTTGCAACAGGGCCAGGGCTTCAGGGTCCAGCCGGGGAACAAGGTCATCGCCGCCGGAGCCCACTTCCAGCACCCGGGCCAAGTAATCCCCCACATGAACCACGCAGGCCATTTTCGGGTAATGCTGGGCCGTCACGGGCCGGTGATGCCCGGCAATGCCGATTTTCAGATTCAATGGCAGGTTCCAGTGATCCGCCACCCAGGCATTGACCCTGTCGTGCCCGAAGCCCAACACTTTTTTCTCCGCCTCCAGGTAAAGCAGATCCTCACTGCGCACCAGGGCATCAATCTCCTCCTTGGCCTGCGGCATCTGCAACGCCACGATGACCTTGCCCAGATCGTGGAGCAGCCCGGCCACGGCGTATTCCTCCGGCTCCTTGAATCCGGCCTCCCGGGCCACGGCGTTGCAGGCCATGGCGCATCCCACGCTGTGCTCCCAGAGGCCGAACATGGACTTGGTCATCAATTCAAAGACCGAAGTACTGATGATCAGGCCTTTGATCACATTGTAGCCCAGAAGCACCAGGGCATGCTGGATCGTGCTGATCCGCCCGGGAAAACCGTAAATCGGGGAATTGACCATTTTCAGAACCTTGGCCGAAAGCACCTGATCCCGCGAGATCAGCTTGGCGATCTGCTGGGATGAAGATTGGGGATCCTCCAGCAGCTTGGAAACCTCTTCCAGGACCGTGGGCAGGGTCGGGAGATCCTTGACCGCCAGCAGTTGCCCCTTGCGTTCCGTACGGAGATCCTCGGTCATACGCCCTCTCCAGGCGAAACCTGTCCGCCCTTTTCGCCTCCCGCCAAGGCGCTTGCGGCCTTGAGCAGGAAATAGTTTTTCAGGTGCTCTTTATTCTTCTGCATCCAGGGATCATCCGCATGTTTCCGGAAGAGACGGTCCAGTCTTCCGGCCCGGATACTGTACGGGTTCTCCCCCCCCCCGGAGCCAAGATCCACCGGGTTGCCCTGCACAGTGACCATGGCGATTTCCATGCGTTCCAGACGTTCCAGCAGAGAACCGGTAAGCTCCGTATTCTCGGCCACCAGCACCAGGCCGTTGTCCCGCAGAATGGGCTTGGCCAGGGTCATGCCCTCACGAGCAAGATTCAAAGGGATTTTCTGCATATTTTTCCAGTATCAGCGGGTTGGAACCGGTCCGAGTGAAGTATTTCAGCAAAAAGACGTGGAACAAGTAACGACACAGCACAGTCCCTGTGCTGCCTCCAATCTTGCGTCCAATGGAAGCGAACATCCAGTGCAGGCTCAGGGTCGCAATCGAAATCGAAAAGAAAAAACAGATGGATCATGAAACTATTACGATTTCGATATCGATTGCGATTGCGATTACGATTACGATTACGATTACGATTACGATTACGATTATGGCAACAATGCCAAGGTGAACCAATCTTAACTTTGAACGCAAAGTGGAATTAATCGCTCAGTGAATAGTACATCCCGGGATGTTGCGTGACAAAGGATTCCATTTCCAGAAGCAGAAGTTTGCGGCTGATTTC
It encodes:
- the plsX gene encoding phosphate acyltransferase PlsX, whose amino-acid sequence is MQKNKPCIAIDAMGGDFGPSVVVRGALDALRSDELKVILVGREAEIRAELEAANARDADVEIVHAEQVIEMQDKPSDALRRKKSSSIQIAFRLVKEGRADGVVSAGNSGATLACGMFTLGRIEGIDRPALAGILPTEKKPMVLIDVGANVDCKPHNLVQFALMADVLARSVLGVAKPRIGLMSIGEEEGKGNYQVKLAYDMLRKSSLNFKGNVEGRDVFTGDVDVVVCDGFVGNVVLKLSEGLALSLGRLLKRELLAGFWSRCGTLFSKGALRRFSRRIDYAEYGGAPLLGLKGIGIVCHGASNAKALNNAIHMAATFVKNRSNDHLLQELSVNRDLVQYRRSVQSSSASAVKKLDDPLDIDAANLANP
- the rpmF gene encoding 50S ribosomal protein L32; this encodes MALPKKKTSRSKRGMRRSHDSVAIPNPIYCECGELALSHRICSACGSYKGTQRIAVKEPDAEK
- a CDS encoding tyrosine recombinase XerC: MSWTADSPELSARGRMFMAHLGVEKGYAQATIDAYGLDLLQFERFIRDKGLDPDNPKSISRDHVRGYLAELHRKGIKRSSVARKLAGLRSYFRFLIRQDILQSNPCASIANPKQDVRHPTTLNVDQALQLMEASRKPDPRSLRDMALVELLYGSGLRISEALGLDLYDMDLKQGLVRVMGKGSRERLAPMTPDSVQRMRSYLEHRGAFSPQPEERAVFLGLRGGRLNRREGDRILNKAAKSAGISQHISPHVLRHSFATHLLESGADLRSVQELLGHARLSTTQRYTHLDLARVVRIYDQAHPLAVTQKTRERTKTAAEPLADSPENVRKQGQLVNPDPADEGTHG
- a CDS encoding GGDEF domain-containing protein encodes the protein MTRGRKLRFFLVCANSDRVAFFQGLRLDREVEWTVFQRGPMALEQVFNAPPDMLLVDADLPQLSGPTLVNMVKSENVYRQLPVVLCLTEEQQLETIDFHSVEADDFLLFPVSALEAKSRLSLALHRASRELDANPLTKLPGNTSIIQRIQDLIDRREPFALAYVDLDHFKSFNDKYGFSRGDEVLMMAGRVIVNTIRSFVGKLSFVGHVGGDDFVFILPPEVVEPACQRVIESFDGIVPHFYDQDDQERGYILSTDRKGNPQQFAMMSVSIAVVFNTDGRLKHFGEASQIAMNLKKKAKSIPGSSYVLDRRQS
- the rpmB gene encoding 50S ribosomal protein L28, with the translated sequence MSKVCDICGKRPHTGNNVSHANNKSKRRFLPNLQQVRAEMPNGETKRLKVCTRCIRSDAVTKPTAKAVAA
- the gltX gene encoding glutamate--tRNA ligase, with product MSQVQVVTRFPPSPTGHLHVGGARTALFNWLWARKNGGKFILRIEDTDVARSTDEMTQGILDGMQWLGLDWDEGPYFQSRRVDLYNQYIDQLLQTGHAYNCSCTPEEVEAMRNEARATGAVPKYNGRCREKGLAAGPGQVVRFKTPLSGETQFRDLVKGPVSVPNTQLDDMILRRLDGMPTYNLAVVVDDVTMGMTHVIRGDDHLSNTPKQVLLYEALGRELPEFGHVPMILGPDKKKLSKRHGATSVTVYREMGYLPEAMVNYLVRLGWSHGDQEIFSMSELVEHFSLDHLGSAACVFDQSKLLWLNNHYIKNEPASRLAGLLATHLGEQGIGGADQEYLQAIVPLLQPRAGTMVEMAEMASFFVVDDRDLPMDEAAAKKFLTPEIKGRFGDLRRLLEAVSTFGQQELEASFKTYLEEQGLAFKVLAQPLRVALTGRTKSPGLFETMEVLGRERVLRRLARAEEQIAGE
- a CDS encoding HDOD domain-containing protein, which encodes MTEDLRTERKGQLLAVKDLPTLPTVLEEVSKLLEDPQSSSQQIAKLISRDQVLSAKVLKMVNSPIYGFPGRISTIQHALVLLGYNVIKGLIISTSVFELMTKSMFGLWEHSVGCAMACNAVAREAGFKEPEEYAVAGLLHDLGKVIVALQMPQAKEEIDALVRSEDLLYLEAEKKVLGFGHDRVNAWVADHWNLPLNLKIGIAGHHRPVTAQHYPKMACVVHVGDYLARVLEVGSGGDDLVPRLDPEALALLQLDLSHLDKVLDAVLVEVEDDGLSMGLG
- a CDS encoding YceD family protein, coding for MIELLIETSNLPVDGREFSFGEQRIWSDPIAEFQLPIRIAAPLTAEMRIQPHPDGCLIEGTIRGALVMACDRCVEEFEYALDVHFQEFEAYPGDEARQEDVWWIVAKDGLNYLNAAGFLWEQFQLALPEKPLCKVLCRGVCVTCGVNANLQTCDCDKPEPDARLAVFRSMKLS
- a CDS encoding NifU family protein, which translates into the protein MREKVEQVLDKVRPYLQRDGGNVELVDVTDDGVVTVRLTGACKGCPMSQVTLKNAVEKTILKELPEIHSVRAA
- a CDS encoding beta-ketoacyl-ACP synthase III translates to MPIHIVGTGAFVPERVMTNLEIQQFVDTTDEWIVSRTGIQERRIAGPDESCSVLGARAAELALADSGLSADQVTHVILGTFTPDGYIPSSAAYVRRILGIPHGMAMDVSAACSGFLFALETARAMVTLHPEAVILVVGSEVVTSRLNWQDRGTCVLFGDGAGAAVVTSQPRPGSGMIVDVILDGDSSQSELLVVHGGGSAAPLKFGEPTGEDFFVQMQGREIFKHAVRSMASIANQILVRNGLHPSDIDLVIPHQANIRIIESLAKKMDLPMEKVFVNIEKYGNTSAASIPIAMAEARHKGLIPPGSKVMLTSFGGGLNWAAALLQF